The following coding sequences lie in one Ictalurus furcatus strain D&B chromosome 7, Billie_1.0, whole genome shotgun sequence genomic window:
- the LOC128610769 gene encoding bone morphogenetic protein 2, with the protein MLHINKLSVPQQVKPHPYMKQIYHLLSTQESRQRSNSDGTLVQSFRSIQGTKYSKPGWIWFNLSYLQPSMTVAELILLRKTLHPEPLTVTVAVHSLSFRAGNLSISGPLTEHLLTLDQLPPSGYDVFNVTASLPNHVHGPHILGFQLRFRDESGSLVLHEALTQSLYCLNTSSLSQPLLVTYKVKPTERQISEHRQRQYCRESTHQINQHSQLRQQRSTNDTACKLYELLVDIHKSELGQWILQPTAFNISFCRGLCIKEQANLSLADQKPKDKHLENDKSPHCTSQETSPLTVMYRSATNDIIIKQLRDIRAQGCVCSDKIKSSTNE; encoded by the exons atgcttcACATCAATAAGCTGTCGGTCCCTCAGCAAGTGAAGCCACATCCTTATATGAAGCAAATTTACCATTTACTGAGCACACAGGAGTCGAGGCAGAGAAGCAATTCAGATGGGACTTTGGTGCAGAGCTTCCGTAGTATACAAG GCACAAAATATAGCAAACCTGGTTGGATCTGGTTCAACTTGTCATACTTACAGCCCTCTATGACTGTTGCTGAGCTGATCTTACTGAGAAAAACCCTACACCCTGAACCGCTCACAGTAACAGTGGCTGTACACAGCCTGTCTTTTAGAGCAGGGAACCTGAGCATAAGTGGCCCCCTCACTGAGCACCTGCTCACCCTGGACCAGCTTCCCCCGTCAGGCTATGATGTGTTCAATGTGACAGCATCTCTACCTAATCATGTCCATGGACCACACATCCTGGGCTTCCAGCTGCGCTTCAGGGATGAAAGTGGCAGCCTGGTGCTCCATGAGGCCCTAACGCAGAGCTTGTACTGCTTAAACACAAGCTCTTTAAGTCAGCCTCTGCTAGTGACATACAAGGTGAAACCAACAGAGCGGCAGATCTCTGAACACAGGCAGAGGCAGTACTGCAGAGAAAGCACTCATCAGATAAATCAGCATTCACAATTGAGACAGCAGAGAAGCACAAATGACACAGCATGCAAGCTTTATGAACTTCTCGTTGACATACATAAGTCTGAGCTGGGTCAATGGATACTGCAGCCAACAGCATTTAACATCAGCTTCTGCAG GGGTTTGTGCATAAAGGAACAGGCAAATCTTTCTCTGGCTGATCAGAAACCAAAGGATAAGCACTTGGAAAATGACAAAAG TCCACACTGCACCTCACAGGAGACGTCCCCCCTCACAGTGATGTATCGGAGCGCCAcaaatgacatcatcataaagcAGTTAAGAGATATCAGGGCACAGGGATGTGTTTGCTCAGACAAAATTAAATCAAGTACAAATGAGTGA